AGCCGTGGTTGCACTTAGtcgcagggttcaatcccataCATCCACCGAGAAAAGTCACCTTCAACCCCACttgaagtttaaaaagaaaggaaatcgtCGTCCCTGCCCGGGAGTTCTCGGGAAGATGTGGCCTTCGCTGTCCTCAGCAGGTGTTTCTAACCCTCTGCAGGCTCAGCCACCTCGGCCCAGGTGGCTGAGGAGTTGTGCACGGGCTCTGATTCCTGGAAGGTGACCCAGGACCCGTCCTGCAGCCAGCGGGCCTCGGACACGACGGTGGACGGTGAGGGCAGGGCCTGCTGCGCCGGGATGAGCATGGCCCCGGGTCCTCTCCGTGGCACACAAGCTCTGAGGCCTCGGCCTGCACCTGCTAGGGCCGCTGCTCCCCCCGGGGCTCCCTGATCATGGCCGCATGGGACTCCCTTCCCAGGACCCCCTGCCCGACCCTACGGCCCTTACAGAGGATGCGTCCCTCCATGAGTACAATGTGCTGCTCCCACACACAAATGGGCTTGCTTCGGTCTATCCAAAGATGATCTCGGCACACAGAGGTCTGAATGCGAGGAAACCCCACACAAATGTCCAGGCCATGAGCGTGACCCCTGGTGTCCTGGCTCCCACCCTCTGGGGGTCTCCAAGGGCTGTTTTGACCATCTCCCTCCATTTCTCCGACACACAGGGACAGATGGGGAGGGACGGACGTAGACGGCCAGCAGGAGGAGGCGTGGAGGAGCCCAGCTGGGCAGTGAAGGGTTTCCCTGCGGGGTCTTGCGAGGAGGACACCCCCGTGGAAGGCCCCAGGGCAGCTCAGCCCGCAAAGAGTCTGACGCCCGTGACTTCTCCACAGGGCACCTCCTTCCCTTTAGTAAGAGTGCCTGTGAGTTCAACTACTTGCGGAAGAGGAGCGAATCCCAGACCATGAGCCCGGTGCCCAGCAGCCCGGTCCTGGCGCGGAGTTACCCGAAGAAGCGGCTACCCTGGTACATCTCGGTCATCCACGAGAAGGTACGGCCGCGGGTGCAGAGCCCTGAGCGGCAGCGCGACCCTGGTGCCCCCGCGCGTGTCCGGCTTGAGAGGAGGCCCGGCCAGCCCTCTTGTTCGGGTGTCTGCTTAGCTGTCCAAGCAGGTCCCCAGACGCAGCCAAAAAGGACCCCCAGGACCCTCCTTAGGCTCCCAGGACTCGGCTCTTTTCCAGACCTTCGGGCCTTCTGGCGGGCCGAGCCGACAGGGTCTTGTCCCCGCCGGCGAGCTGGGGCCGCACGTCTCATGACGTCACCATCCATACCTCTGACCCACCTTTTCCACTGAAGAGGATATATTCTTGGAAACAGTAGTGATCGGCTCCGTGAGCAGAGGCCCGCCTGCGAGGTCACCGGCCGTGATGTCACACTCGGCGTCACTGTTGGCGACAGCCCGGCCCGCCGGTCCCGTCATTCCCTCGTGGGCCTCCGGCGTCAGAGTCACTGTGGCCTTAAAGGGAGCCGTCAAGACGTGGGCGTGCGGAGGCGCCGTCTCCTTCCTGCTGTGTTCTCTGGCAGAGTCTGCGTGAGGGGAGGCATCCGGCTCCGAGGCCCCATGGCCGGGACAGCCCCCACGGGCCGGGGCTGCCGACTCAGATTCGCTTCCTGGGAAGAGACTccggcttccttctccctcctgcttccaTGTTTTTCAAGGAATGCGTCTGCTTCGTGTAAACTTTCAGATGGATTCGCCCGAGCCTGTGCCCGATGGTCTCTTCAGACCCGCTCCTggctgcagggggcaggggagacaACGACAGGGGGCGCAAGCGAGCCCCGCGCCGTGTGGGGCCGCTGGTGGGTGCGGACGCCCAGGCGCGGCTCCGCGGGCCTTCATGTCACCTTTACTCCCGACGCTCTGCATTTTCTGACAGACGTCGCCGTTTCAGAAGTGCCGTatcctacacttgatcttagccaaaaggccgagaagcgatcagAAGTGCCGTATCCTGGGACAGCTTTCGGGAAAGCCCGAGGCTAGAGTGAAGCGGAGACACGCAGGTCTATGTCGACCGAAGTTCTTGGCAAACCGCGGGAAGGAGAACGCTCCCTCGTGGGAGGGGGCCACGGGAGGGGCTTCAGGCTTGGCTGCCTCCAGGAGCTTGGAAGCTGTCCTTAGGGTTCTCTTTCTCTCGTCTCCACCTGGTCTGAGCCGGCAGAGGTAGCGCGTCTCCCCTGGAGGCAAGACAACCACCCACAGCGACCCGCTGGGACAATGCCCACTCAGCGGCCCCGGGGGGACACGAGCCTTCCCTTTCCGGCAGCCTTCTGTCTCCGCTGCGAGGCAGGTGCATGGGTCTGGATCACCATGGCCCCGGGGGAAGGAGTGTGCTTTCTGCCAAGCTATTTTAGCTAAATCGTGTACATAATCCCGTGCACCCGTGAGATCCCCGCGGTCCGGCcacacctgccccttccccctcccgcCTCCGCCTGGGCCTCTGCGCTCCCGGCCTTGTTGCCCCCTCCCTTCCGCCATAGCCCGCAGCCCTTTCCCGGATCCCTCCGGTGGATGCCCAGGCGTGGTCTCCTTGCCTGCCCTGGCCCACGCGTGGGCGGCTGTGAGTCTGTCCTCACCGCAGCTCAGTCTCAATACTTGGCGTTGATATCTTGAAGTTGTGGAGTTGAATCTTGATCATGTTCAGTATCGTTCTGTTTGAGCCATTTTCTCACTTCCTCTGTGCCTTCTGGTTCTTGGATGCACGGGCCTCACAGGAGCCTAGCACTTCAATCCCAGATATCTGGAGGAGTTCTgagttcctttcctttccctcctgggACGGTGTGGGGTCCACCGCCGGCCCCAGGGTCTTCCTTTTCTGTGCTCTCTGTTCAAAGTGCCGATGGCTAGTCCTTGTCTCCAAACACGTCATACCCCGTCTCCACTGCTGAGATTATGAGattagaagggggaggggaggagggtctgGCTCCCCGACCCGCCCCAGGAGGTGGTTCTTGGAGGCTGCTGCCGGCTCGGTGCGGGGCCGAGCGGAAGAAGGGAAGAACGGTGTCCCCCACTGCGACTGGGGGCTGGTCAGGCCCAGGCCTGAAAGGGAGGTGGCTCGAGCCTCTCCCAGCAAGGATTTGGGCCCTGCCTGTGGGCAGGAGTGGCTGGGATGTCAGCTCTTTGTGGGCTTGGAGATGTGGCTGTGCCGGTgcccagagagggcaggggggGTCGGGGGAGCCCGTGCGGCATCCAGGGCTGCCCATGCTTTTGTGCCCAGGATCACTGCCTGCTGTCGCTGGGGGAGGAGGTGAAGCGCCTGTCCGAGCTGGAGCTGCGGCTgcggaagaaagaggaggaggtcCTGGCCctccaggaggagagggaggacttGAAGAGGCAGCTGAAGTGCCTCCTGAAAAGCAAAGGCCAGGAGACTTTTGTGTGCCAGTGCGTGAAGGTGAGTAGGGGCCGAGCCGCAGGCTCTGCTTCCAATCACCTGAAGGTCCTGGTGGCCGCAGGGCCCTGGCTAAGGCCCCATCATCCTGGAAGATTGCCATGTCCTCACGGGAGCTCAGACCCCTGTGCTAGGCTGCCAGCTTGCTCTCACACCTGGGACAGGTCATGTGGCTCTCTGGGCTCActttcctcacctgtaagatgAGGGCCGGCCCCTCTGAGATCCTGGAGGTCGAAAGGCCCCCAGCAGCTGAAGCCTCCAGCCCCGGCTTAGCCATGGTCCCCGTGGGCATGGTGGCCCGGATTCACCCCATCTGTTCTGGCTGCCGGGTGCTCAGGGTCCTTGCCTATAAAGCAGGGAGCGGGGAGCTGCCCCTCCGCAGGTCTGGGCAGAGGACTGAATGAGGCAGatcctgggctggggctgggggtggggggcagtcggTCACCTGGTCTTTCTAAAAACCTGATTTCCTTCATACCTGGGGGTACACCCGGGCATTAGGCCAGGGGCACGCATGAGGTGGGGTGGGGCCTCAGATCACCACATAATCCCCAAGATGCCACCCGAGAAAGCTGCCACACACACGGATGGCATCATATGCGGGGGGAGGCAGAGGTAGCAGGCGTTTGAAGAGGCCTGGGAGCATCACTTGCCTTCACTGTTCCCGGGCCTCTGGGGGCTGTTAGAGAGGCGTAAGCCCACACTGGGCCTGCAGGGACAGGCAGCGGGGGCATATCAGGCTGGCCCTCCACTCTTGGATCAAAGCAGGGCTGCCCACTGCTGCAAGGCCGTTCTCTCGGGCTGATCCAGGGGAGCCAGAAACCACACTGTTCCCAGGGCTGTCCCTTGGCTGGTCACCATCCCCCCGGCAGGGCCCATCTGTAGGTCAACACCCACTTTCTCACCAAGACAGTGCCCTTGGGAGGAAGACACCGGGTCCCCCTCTCCCCGGCAATGTGGAGAGGCTACTGTCTCCTTGCAAAAGGACAGGTCTCAGCAGGTCACCTGGGGGAGCTGAGGGCGCACTTCGGAACCCTGGGGCTCATGCGGACTCTTCCAGGACCCTGTGCCAAAGCCTGCTGGGAGGCTGAGCATCCTGAAGACCTTCTTCAGAGACGAGGAGTTGCTGCAGCACTGGAGGCAGGTGCGGGCGGGCCGGACCCTGGGCGGGCAGGCGGGCCCCGGGCTAGCTGTCCGGGGCTGCTGCGCAATGCTGGTGTGCTCCCTGCAGCTCCGAACATCGGCCTCAACCACGCCTGCGGGAACCAGATGCAGGGTGGCGGGGCAGCTCCCAGAAAAGGGACTCCAGccctcctgccccagggaggCTGGGCAGTGGTGGTCTCCAGAGACTGTCGAGGTAGTGGGCGGTGTGCTCCCTTGCCCCTGCACTCCTGCCCAggaccccctccctctcccagtgtCAGGAGGAGTCTGCCCTGATCTGCCTTGGCAAGGACCTGGACAACATTGGCGGCCAAGAGGAAGAGGCTGCAGGCGCGGAGGCAGAGGCTGCGGAGGACGAGGAAGGGAAGGGCCCAGCAGGCAGGAAGGGGGCTGCACCCAAGGAGGGGGGTGAGGAGCaggagcagctggaggaggaggaggaggtggaggaggtggaggaggtggaggaggtggaggaggaggtggagctggagctggaggagaaggaggaggaggaggaggaggaccagTGCAGGCGGAGCTCCCGCTCCCTGGAGGAGGCTTTTGAGCAGGAGCTGATAGCCCAGCTGGAGGGGTACGAGCAGGTGATCCAGGAGTTCCAGGCAGACCTGGAGATCACCAGGACCAGATACTCGCTCGCAACAGGTGGGGCGCTGGGGGCCCGGGGGCCCCCggagggagggaggcccaggggactgagggacacaggcaggaggcaGCCGTCCTCAGCCTGGGGCCACGGAGCCCATCTGTCTCGGCGTCCCAGCCCCcggccctctctctcctcccccccacGCCTCACGCAGGGGCCATCGCATCTTTACAACGCCAAGTGGATTTCCAGGAAGCCCAACTGCAGACGTTGAGCACGGAGAACGAGACCCTGCGGAAGGAGCTCCGGGAGCGGAAGGAACAGTTACAAGCCATGTCCGACAAGGTGGCCGTGCCCGTTACGCAGTGGGCACCAgcagccccacccacccccgccatccTGAGCCGGGACGGCCCGTCCTGGGTCACACACACCCCCTGGCCCTGCACTGCCCACTGGCCCGCACTGTCCTCCCTGGCCTGCTTGGCTCCTGGCCATCTCACCAGCATCCCCACATGCTCAGGTCCCGGGGTTAAGCACATGCCGGTCCCCCGAGCCCCGCCTGTGCTAAGCGTTTCGTTTTATCGAAGTTATTCATGAGCACagtctaaaaaatgaaataatctcaCAGGTTTCTCATCCAACAGGGGCGTGTCCCATCCTGGCCCTCTCGTGTGCCCAGCCCCGGGGCCAACTGCTCTCAATTCTTCCTTAGGAATCCCTTTGCAGGTCTCCAGATGGCATGCTTCTAATGTCCATCCTGGAATTTTCTCCATCCTCGCATGGTCTAGTGCTTCCCTCTTCACTCCCCCTCCTGGGCCCCCCAGCACAAGGAGGTCAGCCTCCCGCCAGTGCCGTCCCACCACGATGGGGGGCTCGGGGTATGGCTGTCAGCAGCTCATGCCCATCTGGGACTCAGATACGGGTTTTGCCGAAGAGGattaaggtttcttttcttttctgatctactCCTGTGTTTTCACTGGAGCGCATCCTGCAGAAGTCTTCTGATGAAAGAATGATTGTGTGTAAATCTGGGGGGCACCTATTCTGCTAATGTCCTTACTGTACACATCAATAAATTTGGCGGGATACCAAACCGCAGCTGGGAGAGCACTTTGCATCCGCAGTAAGGCACGGCCCGTGCGCCCTTGCAGCAGGGGCTGCCGGGGGAAGCCCTGCACGTTCCCAACTCTGGCTTGCCTGGGATTGCGGTCTGGGTCCGCTGCTGCCTCTACAGAAAACCGCGGGGCTCTGTCTTTGTCCCAGGTGTTCTGAAACTCCGCTCTGGAAGTttacattgtttattttgttttttcttccctctgtcttgtttcttgaaCCCTCCTCCTGGAGTCCCCGGGCCCCTGTACCACCTCCTCTTGCTGCCTGCTCCCTTCTGCTCCCCATCTCCGGGTCATCTGCTCTACTGCCCACGTTCCCAGCACTTTACCCAGTCAGCTCCTGTGCTCTGCTTTCTCCCACGGATGGCTTCTGAGCTCTCCCTTGTTCTCTGAAcgtcctttcttctttcatttcacgATTCAGTATCTTGTCTGTCCCTTACGGAACACTCACCATAGCTGGGCTCAACCTCCCCAACCTTTGTAATCCCCTGCAATTGCCCTGCGTCCCTGTCTTGGCATGAGCCTCACTCGTGCCAGAGCTGAGTGGGGTCTCTGAGCACGTGGTAGTAAGTTTATGCTTCACATGCATGGGCACGTGTGGGTCGAGCGTTTGAAGGTCATCTTGTTAGTTCTTCTGGGAACCTAGAAATTTCTTGCCTAGAATGAGAAGGCCTAGCTACTGGTGTTCTGGGAGCCAAAACGGGAAGACAGCATGGGCGTCCACATTTGGCACCCGCATCCACCCTCTGGAGCCTGGGGGGTCCACCCTCCCCTGAGCCTGGCACCTCCGCAGCCGGAGACCCTCTGCTGTGCCCCCGACATCCAGCCTCCTGATACGTGACCATGGTGCAGGCTCCCGGCCGTCTGAGGGCAGGGACCGGTCTGCAGCTCTCGGTTTGTGGAAAAGTCCCACCAATCctccccacattaggctccagaTCCAGAAGCACCGGGTTTTCTGAGATTTAGGGACCAGAAGAGTGAGCTGGGCTTGTTTTCGACTCCCGCCCCTGCTGGCTGACGATCTGGCCTTTCAGGCCCTGCTCTCCAGCTCTCCACGTGTTTGCTGTCTTCCCCTCTTCTGCTGAGGCTCAAGCGTTCCATCTGTCCCCCCCTGCGCCCAAGTCCCCTGAAccaacccaccccccccccccccgccccgtctgCCTTCCAGTTCTCCAACCTCAGGGAAGACAAGAAGCTCAAAGAGATGACGGGCATCATCGAGAAG
This Neovison vison isolate M4711 chromosome 2, ASM_NN_V1, whole genome shotgun sequence DNA region includes the following protein-coding sequences:
- the CCDC27 gene encoding coiled-coil domain-containing protein 27 gives rise to the protein MLPVGRASPPEKQSTVPNLMEKGLMLLQCMASRDNLVPEWKLRRRQQSLSKSAQAISRFYRKKQGEYKQAPSPEDTSFTAKLDELRKAFLERPGCPQFSTKATSMSHYGSATSAQVAEELCTGSDSWKVTQDPSCSQRASDTTVDGHLLPFSKSACEFNYLRKRSESQTMSPVPSSPVLARSYPKKRLPWYISVIHEKDHCLLSLGEEVKRLSELELRLRKKEEEVLALQEEREDLKRQLKCLLKSKGQETFVCQCVKDPVPKPAGRLSILKTFFRDEELLQHWRQCQEESALICLGKDLDNIGGQEEEAAGAEAEAAEDEEGKGPAGRKGAAPKEGGAIASLQRQVDFQEAQLQTLSTENETLRKELRERKEQLQAMSDKFSNLREDKKLKEMTGIIEKDNLLLCQQVSELQSQLDKQERAIAEYDAKVSQLQAQVSQNQNHLQRRKWLQEEMLSKNELIQQAEQQARVALESAQSRLERLRNKIIQATFSTSGAKSFATEISDNDILEALQRIISERADYYNQLKQKGVRVPPLQQTEALSSLNKSKKTTSK